TCTGGAAGAAATTTGAGCTGCTGCCCACTCCTCCACTGTCCCCCAGTCGGCGACCCTCTCTGTCCAGCATATTCCCTTCAACGGCAGACCAACTAGAGATGGTCACCGAGTTTCTTGGGGACGACGTGGTCAACCAGAGTTTCATTTGCGATGCGGACTACTCCCAGTCCTTTCTCAAGTCTATCATTATCCAGGACTGCATGTGGAGCGGCTTCTCTGCTGCCGCTAAACTGGAGAAAGTGGTGTCAGAAAGACTTGCTTCACTTCAGGCTGCTAGGAAAGAGTCCTCACTTACTGACACAACGGGCAGCAGCACGAGTCGGTTGAATGCCAGCTACTTGCAAGACCTTAATACCTCCGCGTCGGAATGCATAGACCCGTCAGTAGTCTTTCCATACCCACTGACCGAAACCTCCAAATCCAGCACGATAACGTCACCCCCGATTTTGGCTTTAGACACACCACCAAACAgtggtagcagcagcagcagcggtagTGATTCAGGTATGTTCAATCGACTGTTATTGATGTAATTTGTTCAGGCTTTTATGCATAATACGCAGGTAAATGTTTTTACTCTGTTCAAAAAGTTTGCTTGTACAGCTTTTTAGAGCTGGCACATTTTAAACGACGagagaaaatattattaattagcTGAATCTCAACCCCATTAGTGGGAGTTCTGAGTACTATTACCGGTGCATAGTTTTGCGAACCCTGCAGGCAGTCTTGTCGTTGATGTCAGTGATGTAAAGCGTTAAATTATGCTACGGGTCAGCTGACCATGTCGGTCAGATAACCATGTCGGTGGCAACtgcatatgatttttttaatttattttttaaccacaCCCCCTTAATTCAAGCTGTAGTCTAGCCTAATGAAGGGTAGGGTTCAATGCTGCAATGTTCAGAAAATATCAGCTGATGAGAAAATGGGCGGGGAGCAGGAATGCTGACATTTGTCTTTGAGGAATATTATGCCAATATTCTGTCTTCCGTTAACACTGCTTATTTGAAAATGTCCatctttttaataattatttttgttccctCTTAATgcagaagatgatgatgatgacgatgatgaggaggaggaggatgaggaagatgaagaagaaatcGATGTTGTCACAGTGGAGAAGAGGCAGGCGGTGAGAAGGTCCGACTCGAACGTGCAGGGAGTCCCCAGCAGACCTCACCACAGCCCTCTCGTTTTGAAGAGGTGCCATGTGCCCATCCACCAGCACAACTACGCCGCCCACCCGTCCACGCGGAATGAGCAGCCCGCTGTCAAAAGGCTAAAGCTGGAGAGCAGCGGCAGAGTGCTCAAGCAGATCAGCAACAACCGAAAATGCACCAGCCCCAGGACGTCCGACTCTGAGGATAATGACAAAAGGAGGACTCACAACGTGCTCGAGCGCCAGAGGAGGAACGAGCTCAAGTTGAGTTTCTTTGCTTTGCGGGATGAGATACCGGAGGTAGCGAACAATGAGAAAGCCCCTAAAGTTGTCATACTCAAGAAGGCCACAGAGTGCATCTTCAGCATGCAAACGGATGAGCAGAGACTTGTTTCGCTGAAAGAACAGttgaggagaaagagggaacaTTTGAAACAAAGGCTCGAACAGCTGAGGGACTCTCATGTATAAGTTTACATGATGAAAGGACTCGTATTTTTAAGCCTCTAGACATTTCTTTTGCAAATTTAAAGACTTGCTGTGTATAGTTGTGATGttgcatgcaaatgcaaaagTTTTGAATTAAGATGTCAACTACACAACCTTTGGAATCCTGTCGATTTCAGTGGTTAACTGCCTCAGTTAAACTTAAGGAAAGGTGGTGAATtagatttatttgtatttaagtcatttatttttattaataaaatatacaaaagcaGGGCATGTCATTTGACGGCCTTaacttaaatattaatttgttttgttttttacgtTTTTGTAAATAAGGATTTCATATTTgctaagaaatgtatttttgaatgtCAGCAATGTCCAGACAGGAATTGGTTTCATCAGATAGTATATGGCTTGCCATAAATGTTCTTTTGATTCTAAAtcataaatgcatttctttaagAACCTTGCCTtggactgtttatttttttaactgaacgtGGTCGCGCAAAGATTTGAATCTCATTTTGAAGCTGGCACTTGATCATGCTGTCTGTATGACcagaataaatgaatacacaaaTAGGTTGTGTTGTCTTGAAGAAAGCCTGCTCAACATGGTGAATGACAGCAATTTAAAAtcgtctgtgggtgtgtgtggtgaattGAGGGTGAGATGCAGTGATGTCCATGTTTCGCAACATGctgtgctggggagggggatTCGCAAACCAATTTACAGTCCCATCTAAACCCATACTGTGGGGCTTGCATCTGACCATCTCTTCCATAGAGCAGAGCAAAGGATCAAAGGGGCTGATGGGGGATTGAAAGTGTGGAGCTGGAATGTGTTGATCCTTAAAAATCTGCCTAGGGGCTTAAGTTCAGTTGCCAAACATGCTGCATGAATGCTGATCACACTGTATGAAGCACCCAATCCGACACGAGTTTTACATTGGATCCCAGTACTACTTCCACAGGCACACTTGCCCtttgcacacatgcaggctGATGGAAATATGTAGTTTCCAGATTGATTCCTACAAGGTGACTGCATATTTACACCAGGAATGACTCAGAACCAGTGTGTACTTCCTGATCCACTATATTTCTACAGTACCTGATTGTTATGACAAATATACATCCTTAATTCAAAATCATGTCCAACACCCAGTTTCTGTAGCCATAATATATATGCAAgagatttattaaattataatataatataatggaGAATCATTTCAATTCTCAATTAAAATACCATTTAAGAAGTTGGTATTAAGAGTCAATCAAGGTTTTAAGAGTCAATCAAGGTTTTAAGAGTCAATCAATTTGGGTATGTATACTTAAGGTTTTCTCCCTGCATTACTGGACTGTTACCTAGTTATTTATATTGCCTAATTTCACCATTAAAATGGTGGTGAAAACTCATTCACAACACTAGGCAGTAATAGTGTGTAGTTGCCTATTATAAATTCCCTTAATGGTTGACGTTACTGTATGTTATTGAGGTGCAGGCTTTGTGTTGGACATGAGCTGTGCATTTGTGCTGTGTAATCTGCCTGCACTGTGTACTGTCAGgttaatgtacagtatttgtacAGTATAGTATTTTTGCATATCCCTGCATTGGAAACAAGCAGTATGCCTGAACATAGGTTGGAATCTTGTCTAGCTGGGGCAGACATATACATCATCAATTACTTGAcctattaaaatacaaaacatatatgacacagagaggctgaatatttatttacttagccgtataacacaatataaaacaagCTTGAAAAGTATTGTAAACTTGTCCTGAtactgcaaagtaaaataaatggagTTTGAAGCTAACATTGTTGAAGTATATTAggtaattatattaattttgaagaacctgcattcattttaatgtagtCCTAGACGCATATATCCAAAATACAATTCCTCACTGTCGAATTCCAAACTGTAAGACTGTGAATGAACCTTGACTTTTATCTGAGGGATTAATTCAAAGTCAGAGTTGAATAAGTACCTTCCTGCAAAATACTGATTTAGATTTATAGCTTTACCTCAATTACCCTTCACTCAATTACATTTTAGGATAAGCTTTCAGTAACCATAAGTCCAGGCACATGAAGAATTGATGAGAGTTACCATTCCCCAGAATGACAAATGCGGTACCTTCCTTCCTCAATCACACACATTTCTCCACTCACATCTTGCCtaaaatcattatttcattaacTGGCCCGGACGCTACTCATGTTACAATTTCTTCAGGGTCTCGACAGCATGTAGGTCAAGATAGGAAGGTTTTGTTGATAGGAAATTCCTGATGGAAAAGTAAACAAGCTGTCAAGATCAGCGTACCAGTGCCTTTCAGCCTTTCAGATGGTACACTTTGTCTTCTTTCATCTTGTTTGATTTCCATCCAGTGCCGCCATTCAAACAATTAACAGTCGGCTAACACGTTGAAAATGTGATAGTTCCACAAGATGAGTTAGTGAAAGTGAATTTAAGATTATCTCAATGCCATCATGATAGGTGACACCATTGACCCTTCTTAATTCAAAGAAGTTTATTTTGccaacacattttcaattaaacagGGCTTATGTCACTTACCCAGTGAGCACAAGCGCAAATGTAGATggaatctagacatctagaggggTGTAAATCTaagttgagagatgttttgacataaacagacttGGTTAGCTCAGGTTAGCTACAATTTAGCTCAGCTATTACCCGGATATAGACCATGTCCTAGTTGGCTTGAAAACTTCTCACTTTCGATCAAACGTCTTGTCTCTCAAACTAGATTTTCACCTCTCCAGACGTCTAGCTTCCATATAGATTGGGTTTGTACTCACTGGGTTTTTTGCTTAGAGGCTCTTTATAGGCCTAATATTATTCGATTTTAAGTATTCAGCACAAGCTCTACAGTCGGAAGCCACTGTCATCCATCCAATTGTCATGTTGTTTACCTGgtaattatattcatattaGAGACTGTCAGGTTTTGTCTTCTGAATATTACtaaataaatcaacaacagGCCGATCagtatgaaacaaacaaaaatatctcCAGCATCATACAGACATCGTATAAACATTTCTGTTCAATAGCGCTGTGCTTAGCTGGGGTTTAAACCCCTAGACCACAAACTACATTACAACAGGAACAGCAATTCAAATATGTGAAATAAGGATGAGCTGTTTCAGTTAGTAAGCAGTTCTGTGGTCCagaggtttaaacctgaggtttaaactccagcaaagcacactgcaattgaccTATATTGTCAGAGCTGATGCAGATTGTTATAGTGCTGTTTTCCTTTGAAACAGAACACTCGTGCATGGGAATATCACAGTTTGACACCTAGACAACAAATAGGAAGGTGTCGTTTATTACTTTACTACTATTTACATTTAAGAAAACCGGAAAATTCACACACCCGTGTTGATCACGCGTCTGTGATCAAATATTGACAACTTTAGCATAGCATTATCCTGCTTTGGTGTCGGCTACATTGCACACATAGCCAAGATGAATACGAATttgaggtttttatttatttattatttgacagTAGCTAGAACAAAAAGCCGGGGTAACCATGCATTACATGTGGTTTCGCCTCGTGTGCGAGTGTGTTCACGATTCAATAAATCTCTAATATATGGGATCGCATAAGCAAATTATGCGACACCCTACTCCAGCTTTATGAATCAGAGCGATATGCctataaaatgtgcttttgccTCGCTCCTTGCAAGTAATACATGTGCCAACAACATTATTGGCTTGAATTTTTCGCCCCGCCAATTTCAATATGAAACTTGGTGGCTAGGCTATAGAGTTTTAACTCTAATGATGCGGGACTGCAACAGAGGCGAGAGCCACAGACGTTCCATTTCAATCATTCATGCTCCGCGGGATTTGTGTCACAGTTCCGTCGTGATTGCGCTGCTAAACCATGACGTCACGCACTGTATCAGACTGTATGCAGAACGTTTCGCTGAGCGCGTGGTCTGAGCACATGGAAAAGAGGTCGAGATTTAGCATCATGCGAAAGTGTTATTACCACATTGAAGACATTTCCATCCTGAAATGGAATATCAGTGTCCACGTAAGAAGTGGGACAATCCGAAGAAAGGGGTAAGCTCTTTGAAAACCCCGCTTTTGAGATGTTATGTCAAGCTTGTTGGCTAGCCTTTTAGTTGTCAAGGatgtaaagaaaatatgaaGCAGAAATAGCTAGCACGCGTGATGTGCAAAGTAGCTACAGCGaacaaaacaataaagcaaACTAGTTAAttgacacagtcacacacctcTTTTAAATGGAATATATCGAAATCgtgtatttaaaacaacaaatattgtcATTGTGTATCTTATTTATCCCATTCGGGTGAATTCAGGGACTTTATTCTAAACGTTAGCTCGCTGCTAGTAGGTTTAGGATTGAGACCTCTTATTCTATCTCAAAACTCTGCAGTGAAGTGCTTTGGCTATAAGAATACAGTACATTATCACTGGTTTTATCGTTGCTTGTAATACATATTACGATATCACTTAAGTTTGCAAAGTATTCTTAGTAATATAAGAACGATGACCACATTTGTATGATTTAAGCCATTAATAATTTATGAGATGATGTAATTATCTCAAATAGCACATTTGTGAAAATTAGATGTGTATATGTCAGTTCATGATAtgatttttgttaaaaatgtatggaaCAACTCATAATTAGATAACTGATTAGGCTATATGCTAACAATAATGAGTTCACCTCCCCTTACATTAGTGGGTTTTATGATGTTTGCTATTCagtaaatcaaaatgtattttattagttGAATATTTAAACATAAAGGTATGCTGGAGACGTCatacattgggatggcaggtatgccatctcgccaagttacgccttggcagggcggcatgccccatacctatacattAAAAATTACAGATCAGTCTAGATAGGTAAGGACTGTTTGTCACATTTTCCTCCTCCTGACTTACACTGGACTGGTGCACACAGGACTGTATGTGCACGAGGATGTGGTGGTTAGACAGGATGAGGAGTCCACAGCATTCAAATCAGTCTTCTGATTGTATCAATTTGGTtctttttatgtaaaatatacacacacacacatgtacagtattgtactgtatattgtggTTGTCTGTTAAGGTACATGGAAACggcaattaaattaatttccttgAATGTGGTAATAACTTGACTTTCAtccatatattcatttttttgggatgggggggggggggtctctggagcctatccctgcAGGCATTGAGTGgaaggcaggaatataccctggacaggtcaccagtccttTGCAAGGCCGCatcacatcattcactcacacattcataccccaAGAACAATTTAGACTTAGTAACTTGACTTGAGAAGTGAAAATCTCAAGCATGTCAATTTAGTTCAGATAGAGAATGGAAGCGCGCTGCTTTGCATTGTGTAATGCAAATGAGCCGTCTAAGTCAACTACATATATTTTACCGAGTAGGAATATgcagattaaatatttgaagcatctattccaaaaataaaaatatttaagcaGTTGAGCATGTGAATGAATGGATGTtctgcatatgcatatgtattgtATCATAGCATTATTTAATATCGTATTCAAGGGTGAAGGCAACTGCAACAAGTGAAGGCTAAGCTCTATATCCTAGACATTGTTAGCTTGAGTTTGGGCGTTATAAATTTGGTGACCCATGACTGACAGGAGCAAGCCACAAATGGATTTGTCCTGCCAGGGAAGGGTGGGCTTCTTCTGGTTACCCCTGAGAAATCAACCCCCTAGTTACCCACCAGGTGCTTATGGGTACCGCATGTCATCAGTGAGATATGTGCCTTTTTTGTAGAAAGCACTGTAGTATATTGCATGGCCCACAGTGCCTTTGCATGGCACTCTTTGAGAAAATTGGCATGTCATTTGTGGGCAAGCTTGTTGGAAGTGCAAGTTTCTCAGCTGCAGCGATACCTGTGTAGGAAGGGTTGGCATATCGGCTATGCGATTTCTAGTGCATTGGAAAATGGGAATGTGATGGTGTCATCATAAATGTCAGCATTAAGCAGCCATGGCAACAGTTCAGAACAACGTTCCCTTAAAACACAATTGACGAAAGGCAAAAAAGACTTAATAAATCTACAATTGCAAAAAAACTGTAAGGTAAAAAGGCAAAGcagaatatatacagtataaactgAGAGTTACCTTACTAAAAAACTGCCAAAGACATCTTATGAACATGCTTGTATCATGAAGGTTCAGTAAATTTGAGTAATGTTATCTGTTAATAAATTTGAgtaatattaacaaaatgagAAGACAAGGCCAAAGATAAGTTAGTCAGAACACCTTGTCTTGAATCAGCCAATGCTTTGTTTCTGTTAATTGATATTCATCATCTGTATTTTCATCATATATCCCATTGACATAAAAACCAACATATTCTTGGTGTGAATGTAGCTGTTGTTTAAAGATGAGGTGACTGTCATGGTTAATTGGTAATTAAAAGTCTTACATATcttatattttgtattaaataaagCTTGACATTATAGATTTGCTGTGGTGTCATCTCTCATTGTCTAAAATTAGATTTAAACTGCTTGCGATTGGTTTCAATTATAAAGATGTCAGAGGCTCAATAACAGATAAGTGAATTCCCCTGGCTTGGACAAAACCGTTGGCAGAGCGAGAGAAGTGTATTTGCGAGGAATCTCCGCCGGGAGGAATGATCTCTTTCAACACCCCTGGCCGTCGACAGCGTTTATTTACCCTCTAATGACTCTTCCTCTCTTGCTCTTCCTCATCTGTCCCTTACAGCTCAGCTGGAAGGCTTTTAATGTGCCTGTTTGTCCGGGGGGCTGGATAGCAGCTGATACGGGAGACGGTAAAAGCCTCCACCCGCATGCTTCCGACTCCAGGCTAAGGCTGTGCTCCGCTTGTGTGCACTGACGTGTGGGAAGGGTGTGACGAGCATTTTTTCCCTGAATATCTGCATCGCACTGATTTCAGAGCAGATCAGAGCAGGTTCACGCTCTCCTGCTCTGCGGCTTCTGTACTGATGGAAAACCACTGACCCCTCTCATTTACCATAGGCAAATGAGAACTTAATTGCTGCGCAAAGCCATAATCTCACATTtgtccagaggtggaaaatccagggggcagaaagtgaaagtgctgccgtgtgtttcttccacccttGAACTCAGCCAActgatttcattaattatttccaCCTCCTGGTGGAAGAATTGTGCAAATTGGCAAGTCCAGgtgtttggaacaaaatacaggagGGGAATTTTACTTTccgaacctggattttccacctctgcttttGTCTTGTTGTCCTGGTTCATGGTATTACTGTAGGTTAATTGAAAGCAAAGAACTGTCTTTCATGATGCTGCACACTTTATGTTAGCGAAcaggattattttaaaacacatttgtacAATATGGTGAAAAGCCAACATACGTAAGGTTCTGAAAACAATGAATGTCTGTGTCACCTCAGTTGCATGTGTTAGCCTATGTTATATCACACCATACTCCTGTACCAT
This is a stretch of genomic DNA from Anguilla rostrata isolate EN2019 chromosome 4, ASM1855537v3, whole genome shotgun sequence. It encodes these proteins:
- the LOC135252578 gene encoding transcriptional regulator Myc-like: MPLNSSLASKNYDYDYDSIQPYFYFDNEDEDFYHPQRSQLQPPAPSEDIWKKFELLPTPPLSPSRRPSLSSIFPSTADQLEMVTEFLGDDVVNQSFICDADYSQSFLKSIIIQDCMWSGFSAAAKLEKVVSERLASLQAARKESSLTDTTGSSTSRLNASYLQDLNTSASECIDPSVVFPYPLTETSKSSTITSPPILALDTPPNSGSSSSSGSDSEDDDDDDDEEEEDEEDEEEIDVVTVEKRQAVRRSDSNVQGVPSRPHHSPLVLKRCHVPIHQHNYAAHPSTRNEQPAVKRLKLESSGRVLKQISNNRKCTSPRTSDSEDNDKRRTHNVLERQRRNELKLSFFALRDEIPEVANNEKAPKVVILKKATECIFSMQTDEQRLVSLKEQLRRKREHLKQRLEQLRDSHV